A region from the Desulfomarina profundi genome encodes:
- a CDS encoding FAD-dependent oxidoreductase, protein MEDLDVTRITPGQEQKDRIGSVLVVGAGIGGMQASLDLANSGLLVHMINDEPSIGGTMSRLDKTFPTGDCAMCMISPRMVESSRHPNIKMHTLASVRKVSGRQGDFTVTIEQKARYVDGDKCTGCGACEEKCPTKVLDFFNQGLNKRRAIFALFPQAVPNTRAIDGDYCLFLTRGVCRKCEKVCDADAINFDDKDKQYDVRVGSIILTPGLKTYQPEIRQEFGYGKHANVVTSLQFERLLSASGPCGGTVARPSDGGHPKKLAWIQCVGSRNEHNANPWCSSVCCMYAAKQSIIAKEHDKEVDSTVFYMELRAFGKDFDKYIDKAKKDAEVTYRRAMVSEVLEDPETKNLIIHYVDEDGKLVNEEFDMVILSIGFEPREDADEFSKIFGIDTDEYGFAQTSKLRPVETSRGGIYVAGTYQGPKDIPETVIQGSGAASMSMALLGDSRGSEVEEVVLPPETDIEGEEPKIGVLVCHCGTNIAGTVDVQKVADKAAEAPGVTHAETIVYACAPDGQQKIRDVIKEKGLNRVVVASCTPRTHAPLFQDTIREVGLNKFLFELADIREQCSWCHMSEKEKATEKAIEIVKMNIAKTRLLDPVNTSSVGVNHTGLVIGGGIAGMTAALSLVEQGYEVHLVEKQDRLGGLLSSVRSNLEGDDVASFLKETIETVENEPAITLHLGAEVDNIDGFVGNFITALSNGETVHHGAILIATGGIEYSPTEYGYTDSDRVMTQRELEDMLAAREPDNRESYVMIQCVGSREDPNNFCSRICCQDALKNSIAIKEKAPDAQVVVIYRDIRSYGLKEDYYKKARDLGVIFLLYTPEDKPEVVPGENGVKVTVSGKVLGKQIVIDADYVVLSTGLRPQPDGEELSKKFKLTCNIEGFFMEAHVKLRPVDFPSEGFFLAGLAHAPKNLEETIGQAQAAAGRAGALLSNESLTVSGVISKHNRDICMSCLMCVKKCPFGAPFIDEDGKVSHNEVKCTGCGICAGVCPAKAYQVNYFRDDQILAMIDAAT, encoded by the coding sequence AACAGAAAGACAGGATAGGTTCAGTACTGGTAGTTGGAGCGGGCATTGGAGGAATGCAGGCCTCACTGGATCTGGCCAACAGTGGCCTTCTGGTTCATATGATCAATGATGAACCATCCATTGGTGGTACCATGTCGCGGCTCGATAAAACTTTCCCCACCGGAGATTGTGCCATGTGCATGATTTCTCCCCGCATGGTCGAATCAAGCCGACATCCTAATATCAAGATGCATACCTTGGCCAGCGTGAGAAAAGTGTCTGGTCGACAGGGAGATTTTACCGTCACGATTGAGCAGAAAGCCAGGTATGTGGATGGCGACAAATGTACCGGATGTGGCGCATGTGAAGAAAAATGTCCTACCAAAGTCCTGGATTTCTTTAATCAGGGACTGAATAAAAGAAGGGCTATTTTTGCTCTTTTTCCTCAGGCCGTTCCCAATACCCGCGCGATAGACGGAGATTACTGTCTTTTTCTTACCAGGGGGGTATGCAGGAAATGTGAAAAGGTCTGTGATGCTGATGCAATTAATTTTGATGACAAGGACAAGCAGTATGATGTCAGGGTGGGTTCAATCATCCTCACTCCAGGGCTCAAAACATATCAACCTGAAATCAGGCAGGAATTTGGTTACGGCAAACATGCTAACGTGGTAACTTCACTCCAGTTTGAACGACTGCTTTCCGCCTCGGGTCCCTGTGGAGGGACCGTAGCCCGGCCATCTGATGGCGGGCATCCTAAAAAACTGGCCTGGATCCAGTGTGTCGGTTCCAGGAATGAACACAACGCGAATCCCTGGTGTTCTTCTGTCTGCTGTATGTATGCTGCAAAACAATCCATTATTGCCAAGGAACATGACAAAGAAGTGGATTCCACGGTTTTTTATATGGAACTGCGGGCTTTTGGCAAGGATTTTGACAAGTACATAGACAAGGCAAAAAAGGACGCGGAGGTTACCTACAGAAGAGCTATGGTTTCCGAGGTCCTGGAAGATCCGGAAACAAAAAATCTCATCATTCATTACGTTGACGAGGACGGAAAACTGGTGAATGAAGAATTTGATATGGTGATCCTTTCAATCGGTTTTGAACCACGGGAAGACGCTGATGAATTCTCAAAAATTTTCGGAATCGACACCGATGAGTACGGATTTGCCCAGACCTCAAAACTCCGCCCGGTGGAAACCAGCAGAGGAGGAATCTATGTTGCCGGAACCTACCAGGGACCGAAGGATATTCCGGAGACAGTTATCCAGGGAAGTGGTGCAGCTTCAATGAGCATGGCGCTTCTTGGTGATTCCAGGGGCAGTGAAGTGGAGGAGGTTGTTCTGCCGCCGGAGACCGATATTGAAGGAGAAGAACCGAAAATCGGCGTCCTTGTCTGTCATTGCGGTACCAATATTGCCGGAACTGTAGATGTTCAGAAAGTTGCTGATAAAGCCGCCGAGGCACCGGGAGTAACCCATGCTGAAACCATTGTTTACGCTTGTGCACCGGACGGCCAGCAGAAAATAAGGGATGTTATCAAGGAAAAGGGTTTAAACCGGGTAGTGGTTGCCTCCTGTACTCCCCGGACTCATGCACCGCTGTTCCAGGATACCATTCGTGAGGTGGGATTGAACAAGTTTCTTTTTGAACTGGCTGATATTCGTGAGCAATGTTCCTGGTGTCATATGAGTGAGAAAGAAAAAGCTACGGAAAAAGCCATTGAAATCGTTAAGATGAATATCGCCAAAACCCGGCTGCTTGACCCGGTTAACACCAGCTCAGTTGGTGTAAATCACACCGGTCTTGTGATCGGTGGTGGAATTGCCGGAATGACCGCAGCACTCTCATTGGTTGAACAGGGATATGAGGTTCATCTTGTTGAAAAACAGGACAGGCTTGGTGGTTTGCTCTCCAGTGTTCGTTCCAATCTTGAAGGTGATGATGTTGCATCATTTCTGAAAGAAACGATAGAAACAGTTGAGAATGAACCGGCTATTACCCTGCATCTCGGGGCAGAAGTTGATAATATTGACGGTTTTGTCGGTAATTTTATAACGGCACTCAGTAATGGAGAGACCGTTCACCATGGTGCAATTCTTATCGCCACAGGAGGTATCGAGTACAGCCCGACAGAGTATGGTTATACGGATTCTGATCGCGTCATGACTCAGCGTGAACTTGAAGATATGCTGGCGGCAAGAGAACCCGATAACAGGGAAAGCTATGTCATGATCCAATGTGTGGGATCCCGGGAAGATCCAAATAATTTCTGTTCCCGGATCTGTTGTCAGGATGCCTTGAAGAACAGTATTGCCATAAAGGAAAAAGCACCTGATGCTCAGGTAGTTGTTATTTACAGAGACATACGTTCTTATGGTTTGAAGGAAGATTACTATAAGAAAGCCAGGGACCTTGGTGTTATTTTTCTGTTGTATACTCCGGAAGATAAACCGGAAGTTGTTCCTGGCGAAAATGGTGTGAAGGTGACCGTTTCAGGAAAAGTGCTTGGGAAACAGATAGTTATTGATGCTGATTATGTGGTGCTGTCAACGGGATTGCGTCCTCAGCCGGACGGGGAAGAGTTGTCCAAAAAATTCAAACTGACCTGTAATATCGAAGGATTCTTCATGGAAGCCCATGTGAAACTCAGGCCTGTGGACTTCCCGAGTGAAGGATTTTTTCTTGCAGGTTTGGCTCATGCACCGAAGAACCTGGAAGAGACAATCGGCCAGGCACAGGCTGCAGCTGGTCGTGCCGGAGCGTTGCTTTCCAATGAGAGCCTTACGGTTTCCGGAGTTATCTCAAAGCATAACAGAGATATCTGCATGTCATGCCTGATGTGTGTGAAGAAATGCCCCTTCGGAGCTCCGTTTATTGATGAGGATGGCAAAGTCAGTCATAATGAAGTGAAATGTACGGGATGTGGAATTTGTGCAGGTGTCTGTCCTGCCAAAGCATATCAGGTCAATTATTTCAGGGATGATCAAATTTTGGCAATGATAGATGCAGCAACATAA
- a CDS encoding hydrogenase iron-sulfur subunit — translation MIQESNSPENPGPIPEDWQPNIIAFACHYCAFAAADLAGVMRLPYPTNVKVVRLPCTGKLDHAYLLRAFERGVDGVFAAGUMEGQCHFLEGNTNAVKRIKKVKGLLELVGVDPERLEFFHLSAAQGPRWAEICTEFTEKIKALGPSPIWLALKKKSGSTDNTEQAAESMSA, via the coding sequence ATGATTCAAGAATCGAACAGTCCGGAGAATCCAGGACCTATACCAGAGGACTGGCAGCCAAATATTATCGCTTTTGCCTGTCACTACTGCGCGTTTGCTGCAGCTGACCTTGCGGGGGTAATGAGGTTGCCATATCCAACCAATGTGAAGGTCGTTCGTTTACCCTGCACGGGGAAACTTGATCACGCCTACCTGTTGAGGGCTTTTGAACGGGGGGTTGACGGAGTGTTTGCGGCGGGCTGAATGGAGGGTCAATGCCATTTCCTGGAAGGAAATACAAATGCCGTAAAAAGAATAAAAAAAGTTAAGGGATTGCTGGAACTGGTTGGAGTAGATCCGGAACGTCTTGAGTTTTTTCATTTATCTGCAGCCCAGGGTCCGAGATGGGCGGAGATCTGTACAGAGTTTACTGAAAAAATCAAAGCGCTGGGGCCATCACCAATCTGGCTTGCACTGAAAAAGAAGTCAGGGTCTACGGATAATACTGAACAGGCTGCCGAGTCCATGTCTGCCTGA